In Humulus lupulus chromosome 7, drHumLupu1.1, whole genome shotgun sequence, the following are encoded in one genomic region:
- the LOC133792426 gene encoding uncharacterized protein LOC133792426, producing MRGEHQTTLAALKTAQKQEQDAKDALATVQAELDASRPKLHEAEATKAALAAARTELEEARAARAALDAAKAEAEEAKAAMVAEKAASSSSMEAMLYHCWDSLLAHRNAKLVVELVMKLETTQMELEGVVNQHEAAANEAALVQSMHEEALSWVWAEHKEALSWRDAEHKKLDENLEANLSCAHGSEASTKVLLEAAEVQLFQEQE from the exons atgaggggcgagcatcagactACTTTGGCTGCCcttaagactgcccaaaagcaggaacaggatGCCAAGGATGCTCTGGCAACCGTGCAGGCTGAGCtggacgcatctcgacctaagctgCACGAGGCTGAGGCTACCAAGGCAGCCCTAGCCGCTGCGAgaactgagctcgaggaggccagggctgctcGGGCCGCACTGGACGCCGCGAAAGCTGAGGCAGAGGAAGCCAAGGCCGCCATGGTGGCagagaaggcagcttccagctcctccatggaagcTATGTTGTACCACTGTTGG GATTCCCTGTTAGCTCACAGGAACGCGAAATTGGTGGTAGAGCTGGTGATGAAGTTGGAGACGACCCAAATGGAGTTGGAGGGGGTTGTCAATCAACACGAAGCTGCTGCCAATGAGGCTGCCTTGGTCCAGTCTATGCATGAGGAAGCTCTATCCTGGGTTTGGGCTGAGCATAAGGAAGCTTTGTCCTGGAGAGATGCTGAACATAAGAAATTAGATGAGAATCTGGAGGCAAATCTATCTTGTGCTCACGGCTCAGAAGCTTCTACCAAGGTGCTCTTGGAGGCAGCCGAGGTGCAACTTTTCCAGGAGCAGGAATAG